A section of the Citrus sinensis cultivar Valencia sweet orange chromosome 8, DVS_A1.0, whole genome shotgun sequence genome encodes:
- the LOC102616624 gene encoding 60S ribosomal protein L30: MVTSKKTKKTHESINNRLALVMKSGKYTLGYKTVLRSLRTSKGKLIILSNNCPPLRKSEIEYYAMLAKVGVHHYNGNNVDLGTACGKYFRVSCLSIIDPGDSDIIKSLPGDH, encoded by the exons ATGGTTACAAGCAAGAAGACA AAGAAGACTCATGAGAGCATCAACAATAGGTTGGCTCTTGTGATGAAGAGCGGCAAATACACTCTTGGTTACAAAACTGTTCTTCGATCTCTCAGGACCTCTAagg GAAAGTTGATtattttgtcaaataattgCCCACCGTTGAGAAAATCAGAGATTGAGTACTATGCTATGCTTGCTAAAGTTGGTGTACACCACTATAATGGAA ACAATGTCGATTTGGGAACAGCATGTGGAAAGTACTTCCGTGTGTCTTGCTTGAGCATTATTGATCCAG GTGATTCTGATATCATCAAGTCACTTCCAGGAGACCACTAA